In Chrysemys picta bellii isolate R12L10 chromosome 4, ASM1138683v2, whole genome shotgun sequence, the sequence GGACACATGTCTAGAGCCCTTTCCATCAGCTTTGTGCCATGCATCCATGAATCAGTCCTGCAGCCAAGGCAGCTGGCCAAGAGAGCAGGATCCCCAGGGGCTTTTCCATCTCCTCCTCTGATGATGTGTAGCTTTAAAAGTCTTAGCACAGCTCACTTGTATAACAAGGGTGAGGTGAAACCACCACCTGCCTGAGCATGTGAGGAAGGAACCCCTTGCAGCCGCTCTTGTCACACTTGACATTAGAGACAATGGGAACTCGAGAAGCATCTTGTTTCTTTCAAAAGCGGTTTAACACCTTGTACGGGTCCCCTGCAGCATCAGGGCTCGCCCGGACTAGTGTCAGACAGGGACAGAATCAGTTAAAAGCTGAATGCAGTCGCTTAATTATTAAAGGCGCGAAATATGGTAGAACAAAGGCGGTTTCATGTGGCTGTTAATAACCAGGAGGGACCGACAATGACCCAGGTCATAGAGAGCTGGGAGGGTTCGCAGCTGGGACTGGCCGAAGAGCCACAGTTTTGTTTTGCGACCAATTTTGAAATTCGTTTTGTCCCTTGtcagaatgcagagagagacCCCTCCTGCTTGAATATCCACTAGCCCagtgggatgggggagacccGGGTTCGAGTCCCTATTCCACATAACTGAAGCAGACAGTGTAGAGACTGGGATAGTCCACTGGGTTATTCTGGACATTCAGACTTCCTTTTTCCAACAAAATTTCCATCAAAGCCAACACGTTCCCGTGAAACAGTTTGGTTTTGATGAAATAGGATTTCCCAACAGGGAAGaagttttgttggaaaattttcaactagcTCTGTTAGCATCTCCTGTAGAAGAGGAAGACCGAGGCAGAAGGAAACTCGCCGAGCTTAGGATGATGGAGAGtgataagaagcaatgggatcTTCTTCaagggaaaaggcaatacgcctCGTTTATTggagatacaacaattagcatatgcattcaatcacacacacacgctgtcccGCCAGTCAACGTTATAGTTACCGGTCCAGAGTCCAGAGCAACCTAGTGACCAGCTAAGTTGATCACGGGTATGGAGGAGCCAGGTTCTGTCAGAAACAACACAatgctccggggaagtcttggcaggacgaacccaaagtttcatggcaaggcccCCTGTTTATACAGTAATCTTCCTTCATaggggaccaatgagttttgcaccgtcatgTTGTAAACAATCGCTGTTTGACGagtgtttgttttcttaaattgtttttctcatcctttatcttgttcCTTCATCAGTCTCTCGGGGAGTTACTCCATGCTAGTTTTGAGCACACctatcttgtccccattgataggtgcctcCCTCATTTTTAGAATCGTCAATCTACCCTCCTTTGACATCTCAATGGGGCGTGTTGCAATCTCCTGGCGCCTTTACGTCTGTCCTTGGTTCCTCCCTAGAACATCTGGTCCGGTGATGGCCTTCACACGTATCttctaacacacacattcctcattcacacacaaaatagGATTGATTTACATAGAACATTTGAACAGGAATATCAAATTGCAATGCAGGAGAAAACAATCcttgcattcttttacttatttcaaAATGCTAATTTTAAACCTACAACAAAGCGGTGACCCTAAAGGTCTATTACTGCCTTGACATCAGCTTCAGACACACgattctggctgatgcatctttaccaaTGGCACactaggccattcctttctgctttcatAACATTTCTGCTTTACATAACACATAAAATCCTAGTACTACAGTGAGCAGTAACACGAGCACCAACAGAGACCAATGCAAAGTGGCCGAAATTTAGAAATCTAGCAGGCTGGCGCGAGCGCAGCACTGCAGGGATGACCCTGGCATtatgcacagagcaacaggaATGGAGTGCGGGATATGAGAGCAAAAGGCAAAGGTTATTGTCACACGCTCAATGGGCTGACTCCGACAGGGGGCGCTAGAGGAGAAGTGCCCGCTGTGCTAGCCCAGCCACTAGGGGGTGCACCAGCGGTGAGCGCTCTCTGTCGCTGAGGCTTATGCAATGGAAGAGAAACTCTGCCCTGAGAAATGGAGACAGCCAGAGTGGCTGTATGAAGAAATATAAGGGACAGATCTTGGTCTAAGGCAGCGGTTCCCAAACTtcattgcaaccccccaccctcttctgacaacaaaaattactacggCTCCAGGAGTGGGGGCACAGAAGCCTGAGCCTGCTcgagccccccacccacccaagggCTTCATCCCCGGGAGGGGGGGTCTGTAACCTGGGCCCTTCCGCCCAGGGCTGAATCCGAAGCCCGTGCCCCatgccctgggtcccagccactttaacaccagccctggtgaccccactAGAACGGGGTCGttacccacagtttgagaactgctgatctaagGTACACTAGTGTGAACTGAGAGcggtggagttactcctgattcacaccaCTATAACTTAGggtcataggaattgccataacaGATCAAAGCAATGTATACCGCCTCCAACCGTGGCCAGGGGAAGGTGCAAGACAAGAACCCCCTAgtgggcaattatggaataacctgcctacAGGGGAAGCATCTGCCTAATGAAACTTTGCTTTCTGCCTAGAAGCTTGAAGGGTTATAGCTGTTGTTAAAAGAAAATAACAATCTATCTTTTCAATGCCCAAAGAGCAAATCATGTGTCTGTCACTTGAGGTGACCTTTAGTTcaaatcagggccagctctagcttttttactgccccaagcagcaaaaaaaagcgccgcctcCCAAGCCCCCcagccaagcgccgcgccgcccccccagccgagcaccgcgccgcccccccgccgagcgccgccagaaccccccccagagtgccgcccccccgcgccacccccccggcgccaagcaccgccggaaccccccccccccgagcgccgcgccgccggagcccgcccccaccccctgccgagcgccgccggaactcccctccagcgccgcgccacccccccgccgagcgctgcatgccggagcccgccccccatgCCGAGTGccgccagacccccccccccgagcgctgagccccgcgctgcccccccccccaccgagagCCGCAcagcgccaccggagcccgcccccgcgccgccagagcccgcccccgccgactgccgcgccgccggagcgcatCCCcctccccgcggaatgccgcgccgcgctcccccccgccgccccttaccaggtgccgccccaagcatgtgcttgggtgcctggtgcctggagccggccctgcttcaaattaaggtgtcacggagtattggggaactcagggccctgcacccccggcttcctgcgattcaccatgactctcagccagccagtaaagcagaaggtttatttggatgacaggaatacagtccaagacaggtcttgcaggcacagacaacagggccccccccttcagttaggtccagcttggggtcccagggcatcccagcccacccccctttggggggtcagagccatctctgcctcccagccatctctccagcccgcttccagcactctgccttcagcgacccctcccaccgcctttgttcagtttcccgggccaaggtgtcacctggcctccaaccccttcctgggttctcatgttacacgctcaggtattcgccttcgggcagactcccaaacccatcccccaatgcagactatcctagccacactcccctgtcagcattcacagaccacagtaagaacaggcccagttcgtcacatctccccccttcgagaccgaactgagcagggtcactttagccagtgacccggggaagttcgaacctaccccccgttcccatggatgcccccgcatccctcccattccttggtgagaattacaccaggcctctccagtttcacgcccccccttaggttgggggtgcttgatggccctcgcagttcgcatgtgggaaggtttatgcggcctgtgcccttttcccacccccatacctctggggttccaactgggctgtggtcttctcccagcgctccagtctggaggtctgtgctttgggctctcttggtttagagccgcccttttaaccttggccacccttcggaaaggatcctttatgctgggcaagggtcctaaagctgttttccccttgtcccaggccttcctccccctctgacaggggtcacaggatccgcagtactgtcggacagtaacaaagaccccaggccagtaaaatctccgtagcagcctctgctgggtacgccaggttccctggtgccctgagaggggaatgtcatgggcccggcacagcagctggcggcgatacttctgggataccaccagctgcctcctgatcccccctgactccattttccctgggggggcccattctcggtacaggaaccccttctcccacaggaaccttttccggccacctcgtcccatggtctgtaccgcattgaggtcggccaggtcccttatcttccgcaaggagggatctctctgtaactcggcctggaactcagcagctgggacagggatggccacctgctctttctcgcccgctgggtttgaagctgcagcctccctgagccgtgtccctgggcgttccctccccaccaggttagggtcctgcgcctcaggcaaggcaccccccccaaggccagggcgcagtgcccctcgccggctctgactgcgggtcacaaccagtgccctttgggggttgcttggccagttctccaggtcccccccatcaatacctcagtgggcaaatacgggtgtacccccacatccttggggccctccttggccccccacttcaggtgtacccttgccacgggcactttgactggtgttctgcccacccccgtcagggtcaggtaggtgttgagcaccacctgatctggggccaccacctcgggccgggccagcgtcacctctgcacccgtatcccagtatccattgaccttcctcccatccacctccaggggaacaaggtactctctccggagggacagccctgcgcccaccgtataaaccaaaaaccctgagtctggagcatccagccccctagaggagctggcctggagctctcctccctccttagcaggtggtactctgccagccccccttccctgggaatgctgcctctcgccgggctgggtctctacccagtcaaccctctgtgggttcggcctgctcagtctgtccctgagcctggggcactgggcccgtatgtggcctttttggccacagtggtagcagcccatgtcccatgggtccccccgagtgggtcggatggtcctgacgccggatgttcccctttgatggggtttttctgtattttcccacggggaggtcccatggtgactctctctctgcgttgtggtgggactgttcctttgggactcctccctgttatctcctgaccggctctttacaaactcatcggccagccggcctgcatgtcgcgggttctcgggctttctgtccaccaaccacagcctcaggtcggatgggcaccactcatacagttgctccagtaccagcagtttgaccaggtcctccttcgtctgggcccgatcagcccacttgctggcgtatccttccatgcggacggctagttgcagatatgagatctcaggggttttatcctgactccggaacctttcccggtacatctcaggagtcagcccaaactcacgtagcagggcctttttgaatagttcgtagtcccctttctctgcctcttccagttggcggtacaatgccacggctttggggtccagtaagggggtgaggacccggagtctgtctgcgggatcaacccggtgcagctcgcaggccgtctcaaaggcctccaggaagtcatccatgtcctccccctccttgcgtggggccaggatgcacttatcaaagctccgtgcagtcctgggtcccccctcactcaccgcagccgggggttcgctgcccttcaatctcgccagttccagttcatgctgacgctgtctctcttcatgctgtctctgtctctctttctcctcccgttcatgctgatgctgtctctcttcatgttgtctctgtctctctttctcctcccgttcatgctgtctctgtctctctttctcctcccgttcatgctgacgctgtctctgttgttcacgatcctccagctctctcagttttagctctttctcccattccagccaattccgctccacggatgccgaacgtcgccgggaggatcctctgctggctggcgagcttcgccgggaggatcccctgctggccgggggggtcacggcgccttcggtatttgctgggctcctccccacccttctcctaggcataggaaggaggggtctcgggaagccctcagcagccggctgaccactcccagctgggacagactctggtgcctgcgctgcatttgccaggctgcttccctgagacacagggagcagttcattcgcgcgatcttccgcctccagccgggcaatgagctgttctttggtgagcctcccactgcgcagccccctctgcttgcacagctccaccaggtcgctcttaagccgcttggcatacatcttcctgctggccactcaccggcctgtgtgctcacagctccccacagttcccagggagacccctagtgtgccagcccttctcgaggtcaccacctctctgccagggtcgagctgcagactcctccgcccctgggaccactcgctgcgatccccccgggggaccctgttactgcaaaagtccttctcgctggtcacacactcccaggggtaataaccgtctctctctcactcttcagcacgcctggtccccgtcaatcccccttcgttttactgctccccagtcacttactgcaggaagtgccgtccacggggtgcagtagatcccgccgctgccaccagttgtcacggagtattggggaactcagggccctgcacccccggcttcctgtgattcaccatgactctcagccagccagtaaagcagaaggtttatttggatgacaggaatacagtccaagacaggtcttgcaggcacagacaacagggccccccccttcagttaggtccagcttggggtcccagggcatcccagcccacccccctttggggggtcagagccatctctgcctcccagccatctctccagcccgcttccagcactctgccttcagcgacccctcccaccgcctttgttcagtttcccgggccaaggtgtcacctggcctccaaccccttcctgggttctcatgttacacgctcaggtattcaccttcgggcagactcccaaacccatcccccaatgcagactatcctagccacactcccctgtcagcattcacagaccacagtaagaacaggcccagttcgtcacataaGGAAAaccacagagaaagaaagaaccaGTATAATGTCTTATggttgagagaaagagagagagcacaggGTAATTCACTCGGTAACAATCTGCATCTGAAACGAGCCACAGAATGGCAGGGGAATTTCTCTGCTTTTAAAGGCGCAGTTCACAGGAAGCAGGATGACAACCACTCTTGTCCATTGTGTAGATACATCAGGTAAAAAGAGAAATACTGTAACCTTTGAAATCTGATCAGTAAGAAGGAGGAATCCCAGTGGAGAATCCTCAAGGCCACTAGACTGGCAGGGAGTGAAGGGGCTGTCAAAGCAATTGCAGCACAGCTAAATGAGCACCATGTGTGAGCTTTCCCCACAGGATGCTTGGGGAACCAGCTCCCCCAGGGTGACTCATTAGAGGTAGCAAAGAGCAAGCTGTGTTGGAGTGAGAGAGGCATCGAGAGACGATGGGACAATCTGAGAGGTTAAACAGCGATAAATCCCCAGGAGCGAATGGCATCTCCAGTGGGAACGacagccagcacagctgagctgctACCAACAGTAGCAATTTATCCCTGAAAACAGCTGTTGTCTTTCCCTGGGGATCCTGCTTGGGGAGGGGAGCTTTACATTTCATCGGATAAATTGGAGGGGAGCATGGtggagaggatgggggtgggaaggggcgcaCAGTGGTTGAGGAAGGATGATCGGGAGACCCACCCTGTACACCCAGGCTGGTTTCTAAGGTACATGGGCTTTGAATTGAATTGAAGTCTTCTTATCACCCGGCCTAGGCCCCTCTCTGTGCTCAGAGCTGAGCATCACTTGGAGTGGCACGCCAAAGAAGGAGGCTAGCTGGTCGGAAACACGCGTGCTAATTGTGCACAGCACCCTCGTTGGGTGCTGGTAGGGTGGGTGACTCCCTGAGCTGTTTGTGGTGAGCCCCGGGCTCTCCCACAGGACACCTGATCACAAGAAAGAACGATTGACAaagtccagagcagtcacaaagAGCCACACAGCACTCAGGGTCCCTTCCTGAACAGCTGTGAGCCAAATGCACCAcgctagccagccagccagccccgccccccctccttAGCCTGCTTGGGGGCACGTAGCCGTGTTCAGATACCAGTGCCAGCTTTGAACTGACAGCatcctggtttaaaaaaatcattggcaCTGAGCTGAAATAAACTCGTAGGCGGTGAAAATCTCCCTTGCGCAGAGATGGTCCACGCATCACTTATGTGTAGGGCTACGGTTTTGGCacaagtatttttattaaaagtcacggacaggacCCGGAAATAATAAATCACGGATTTATTGGCccgagcctgagccctgctgccctgggctgagTTATTGGAATTCTCAAGAAGTCACAGAGATCTCATAAAATCGCAGACGCCGTGATAGGTTCGTAGCCTTACTTATGTGCCATTTTAGTGGAGGGGACTCTAGTGGTGGGATTTGAGTGGCTATGGGTGCTGGCCATCAGCATGGGAGTGGCTTTCCCTTAGAAGTGTATGAAATTGCAATGACACAGTACatgtagggtgaaatcctgactccatcaaaatcaatgggacttttgccattggGTCCAATGGGGTCAGGATCCTTAAACCACTCGTAGTGATGCGAGATGCTGCATCAGTCCCGGCCTCCCACCAGCTcttcctcttcccttttctctcccttAGCTTTTGTTTCCCAGGGAGCTGTGAACAAGAGCCCAATTCCCTCCGCTGACAGAATTGGGGCATGCTGCACCCAACTCCAGTTTCTTTGTGGCTGGCTGGCACTTTTGATTATTTTAATGAAATCTTTATGCaaataggagctggagaaggaggtGGAAAATTCCCAGAGCCCGTGAATCCGTCCTCATTAACATGCCCGGCACTCACCTGTTTGAGAAGCCTGCAGCATAAATGAAAGAACAGAGGAAATTGCCTTCACTCGTTAACTGGAGGCCCCGcccaccacccctgcccctctggaACTAGTTCCTCTCCCAGGCCAGTCTCTTCCTACCTACCTTCCCACAGTATCTGGAGCTGCCGCAAAGCACAGGCAACATGTATTGTGTCTGCCTCGGAGAGTACAACAGCCTTCTACTGCTACCAGCTAATGGAGTTTCTTCTTTAGGTCACAGGGCAGTGCTTTTGTTCACCAGATCAAACATTTACGCTGTCTCCTGCTTCTCCTCTGCCTGTCCCTCACCTATTCCTCCACagacccacctcctcctcttcctcctgactCGCTGGAGTTgtcaccctcctcttccccagtccCTTCCTGGCTGCTGCTGTCTATTCTTTGGATAACCAAAGCCATCTTCCCCAACCGCTGTCTCCTGCCATCAGGCAAAGTTGACTTCCTAGCTGTAAACTGCAAGATCCAGACAAACGTGCCCAGCTACTACTGGAATGAGCACAGAGTGAGACCCTGACTGGAACAGAAAGACACACAGGGCAAATATGTAGCTTGCCTGCACAACTGCACAGTAATGCCACTGTCAGTCTAGAGCCAAATGGTGCAACTGACCCCGCTGCTGTCTAAGGTACTCCCCTGCCATtttgtctgagcacctcacagtcttcaaTGGATTGACCCTCATCACACCCCCAGGAGGctaggcagtgctattatcctgATTGACACATGCCGACTGAGCTTTAGAAAGGCAAAGTGATATgaccagggtcacacaggaagtctggtagagcagggacttgaacacgGGTCTTCCAAATCCTAGGCTAGTGCTCTTGCCACTGGGCAATCCTGCCTGACTACTGGAGACCTCATCTTATCCGTGATTGAGCAGAAAGACGAAAGGTCTGGTGAAGGACAGCAAAACTGACTAGTGAATGTGACggggaggagagattaaagaaagAGAGTGTTTAGTGTGGGTGGAATTCCCTccatgcagagggccagcaaaaGTCCTCCCCTCCCTTAACGCCCTTCACTAATGCACAGGCCTTTGcttaggggtgaatttcacccgtgTGACTCCATATCTTGTACAAAGAGAGCCTTTCTTTGGCATTACCAGAGCAGATATGGGATGTTCTGGCAATGGATTGTGATGGTGGGTTGAGTGGGAGCTTTGAAATCATCCTGGGTAAATGAGCGTAGCAACTGCAGAGGTGCTGAAGGAGAAGTGTCCTGCAGGGCTCCTAGCTGGGTGCAGCTTCGGCGAGGGTTCTCACTGTTGTTTGCATTCTCCTTTCTTCCTGTCTTTGGCTTGACATCTGTGCCTGCGCTGGGAGAGAATATTTACCCGCATCAACATCTGCTTTTCCTTCAAGGAGAAACTGTGACTATTTTGTGACCCTCCTGGCTGAGAGTTTAAACCAGGAAGATGCTAGTGAGTCACATAAGACACGAATTCTTGTGGTTTGATTCATCTTGATCTGTTGGGTAATCTGGAGCAAAACCTTCCCAGGCAGAGCAGTCCATTGTACCTACCCCTATTGACCCAGCCCTTGCCCTGCGCTGGTGTGACTTGCCACCCAAAGCACAGGGCAGAGGAGAAGCGCTTCGTGTCTAAGGCTGGCATGGACCAAAGTGAATGGGGCTTCGAGGGCACTCCTCCCATGCAAGCCTTGCTTCACCAGCCTGAGGAGGAGCTGGCCCAAGCCCTGGCCTTTTCTGGCCCACATATCCCAGTTCTAGTGCTCAGAGACTGGGCATGCTGTGCCCCCATGCTGGTTACCTGTGCCGCGCCAGACCCAATCTGTCTCGAGGACAGCTCTGCCTGAGCGGGACGCCTCGCTGCCAGAGAGCAGCGCCATAGTGAGACAGAGGAGAGCTGTCCTGGCTCTGTGAGGAGTTGGCAGGAGAGACTCATCTGTGTCCCTGGAAgtcccagccctgtcctgtgctCTCTCCAGAACGGGCACTTCAGAACCATTTTGGCACTGGTTTTATTTTCGTGGTGTTCGTTTTCTGCTCCGATACCAGCCTGACTGGTGCTGGAGAATCTGCCTGAGGACTCACTCACTGCCCCCGGTTTGAATCAACATCGCCGGTGAATGAGTGGCAGCGTTCAGAGGCAGGTGCTCAGCTGTGcacagggcaggctccaggcaccaggcacccaggcacatgcttggagcggcacctggtaaggggcggcggggggggcgctctggcggcgcggcgctgggggggcgggctccggttgtgaggggctcggcgaggggggcggcgcgggcgcggcgctggaggggggttctggcggcgctcggctgggggcgggggcgggctccagcggcgcggcgctggggggggcggcgcggggctcggcgctcggggggggggtgtctggcgGCACTCGGCGCAGGGGGGGGGACGGGCtccggtgctcggcgggggggctgggcgcggcgcttttttttgctgcttggggcagcaaaaaagctagagccggccctggctatgcAAGGGGCCGCCGCCTGCTTTCCTCTCTCCTCGGCGTGGTGGCAGCAGTGGGAATGCTTCCACAGCGGGAGGGGTTGAGAATGGGCAGCCCTGTGTCTCCCACGGTGCCTCTTCTCCATCACTAGCTGGACATCTCTGTGGCCCTCCCACTCTtcctcctgcttctccccacATGTTCCCTTCCCACAGTCcagaagcagcagtgggaggAGCAGCCCTTGCAGatttaggactggtctacacGGGGAAATGCCCTAGCATTACTCTTGCAGGATAACTAGACGGCTATAGTTATACTTGTCTTGCTCCACCAGGGTCACTCTTATTCCCACGggggagttatactggtatatcTATAGCTGTATAATTATACCCATAGTAATGCTGTGACATTTCTACCTGTAGACCAGCCCTGCTTCCACTCTTCTTCTGCCTGCAGCCCTGGCAGCCCCGTGAGCATCACAGGGAAATGTGTAGGGAAGCAGCTACATCTCGGAGGAAAACCGGCCCCTGTAGGTCAAGTCTGTCCATTGTTCCTGGTGCAGGCCTCATTGCCAGCATCATCAGTAGGCTGATGGCTTACAATGAATGACACAATGTTCATTCCATCGCCAGCATCCATTGCGCTCACCTTGAGGTCTAAGATTCTTCTCTCCGTTATCGAGAGCAATTCCCCTGCAGTCCgtggatttacactggggtaactCAGAGCACCCTGGTCTCACCCCTGGCCTCTAGTATTTCCTGGGCACAGAACTACATTTCCCCTTATTATACAATTGGTTGCTGAAAGTGAGTGGTTGGATTGGCTGATGAGTCATGCCCGTGTCATCATCTACCAGCTAATCATTACGTGAGAGACAAGGAGCTCCCATATATTGGTGTGACTATTATGACCTGGCTAGCAAGACAAGGTTACTGTATAATGTGGGTGTGTGATTAGAATGTCCTCTATCAATGTATGCATTTGACTTTATAGGGGAAGAGCAAACAGGAAAGCCACACAACCGGTTTAGATAAGGACATGCCAGCACACACTTGAAAGACAGTGGGGCAAGTTAGTGTCAAGGATCCTGTATCTTATCTTCAACAAGCTGCAAGTGTTGCCAAGGCTGGGAGCTTGGAGATCAAAAGAGCACCCCAGGGTTAAACCAGCTGTTGTCAGGAGTGGAAAGGGGTCAGGGGTCAGCCGCTGGCTAAGGAGATAGGCTGACACAGAGGGAGGCACTGCAGCAGGAGCGTGTGGGTCTGATCAGTAATACTTTGCGGGAAGAAGGCTGTTTGGTCCCTGCTAGCCACTGGCACTGCTCCTGGAGAAGGGAATAGAACTGCAGGTTCTGAGCCCAGGTCAGCCCTGTGGAGGTAATTATGGTGAGCACCAGGGGACTGCCACCCCAGCCAGTCCCAGGAACTGTGATGGGAATGTTCAGGTTGGAGTTTACTGGACCTCTCACCAGCGTTAAACCTAGAAAATTCAGCCATACCATTCGCAAACGTTCACAATCATGAGTAACCCTCCCAAAAAATGGTAAGATTGACTTAAAAGTCAGGagattataaaaataataaatgttgggttct encodes:
- the LOC135983034 gene encoding golgin subfamily A member 6-like protein 4; amino-acid sequence: MYAKRLKSDLVELCKQRGLRSGRLTKEQLIARLEAEDRANELLPVSQGSSLANAAQAPESVPAGSGQPAAEGFPRPLLPMPRRRVGRSPANTEGAVTPPASRGSSRRSSPASRGSSRRRSASVERNWLEWEKELKLRELEDREQQRQRQHEREEKERQRQHEREEKERQRQHEERQHQHEREEKERQRQHEERQRQHELELARLKGSEPPAAVSEGGPRTARSFDKCILAPRKEGEDMDDFLEAFETACELHRVDPADRLRVLTPLLDPKAVALYRQLEEAEKGDYELFKKALLREFGLTPEMYRERFRSQDKTPEISYLQLAVRMEGYASKWADRAQTKEDLVKLLVLEQLYEWCPSDLRLWLVDRKPENPRHAGRLADEFVKSRSGDNREESQRNSPTTTQRESHHGTSPWENTEKPHQRGTSGVRTIRPTRGDPWDMGCYHCGQKGHIRAQCPRLRDRLSRPNPQRVDWVETQPGERQHSQGRGAGRVPPAKEGGELQASSSRGLDAPDSGFLVYTVGAGLSLRREYLVPLEVDGRKVNGYWDTGAEVTLARPEVVAPDQVVLNTYLTLTGVGRTPVKVPVARVHLKWGAKEGPKDVGVHPYLPTEVLMGGTWRTGQATPKGHWL